Proteins encoded in a region of the Onthophagus taurus isolate NC chromosome 10, IU_Otau_3.0, whole genome shotgun sequence genome:
- the LOC111428395 gene encoding uncharacterized protein isoform X1: protein MFVNNFIFAFFVTTLINFASTSSLTISKEELDRLKSSCKEDFCESVENYPEILINQLLKQNDAIAKEYFNGSLPPNITNRDNIEFTNMCEVSEYIVGPKIFKDTGNIPRIIVNTEEYHQYVLLKTCGSKDGDCTKTPIPGHEVRCIPEKINIKLIFLDEGPSFGVGSFDMYGGCACAYKSITHNK, encoded by the exons ATGTTCGTTAATAACTTCATCTTCGCCTTTTTTGTAACAACTTTG attaacTTTGCTTCTACATCATCATTAACCATCTCAAAAGAAGaattagatcgattaaaaa GTAGCTGCAAGGAAGATTTTTGTGAATCGGTGGAAAATTACccagaaattttaattaatcaacttttaaaacaaaatgatgCCATTGCAAAAGAATATTTCAACGGATCATTACCGCCGAATATTACTAATCGGGACAACATCGAATTTACTAATATGTGTGAAGTTTCCGAATATATCGTTGGTCCAAAAATCTTTAAGGATACCGGAAATATTCCCAGGATTATAGTTAATACCGAAGAGTATCATCAATATGTTCTATTAAAAACTTGTGG atCTAAAGATGGTGATTGTACAAAGACACCAATTCCTGGCCACGAAGTTCGATGTATtccagaaaaaataaatattaagttaatttttttggatGAAGGGCCAAGTTTTGGAGTTGGAAGCTTTGATATGTATGGGGGTTGTGCTTGTGCTTATAAATCAATTACacataataaataa
- the LOC111428395 gene encoding uncharacterized protein isoform X2: protein MFVNNFIFAFFVTTLINFASTSSLTISKEELDRLKSSCKEDFCESVENYPEILINQLLKQNDAIAKEYFNGSLPPNITNRDNIEFTNMCEVSEYIVGPKIFKDTGNIPRIIVNTEEYHQYVLLKTYLKMVIVQRHQFLATKFDVFQKK, encoded by the exons ATGTTCGTTAATAACTTCATCTTCGCCTTTTTTGTAACAACTTTG attaacTTTGCTTCTACATCATCATTAACCATCTCAAAAGAAGaattagatcgattaaaaa GTAGCTGCAAGGAAGATTTTTGTGAATCGGTGGAAAATTACccagaaattttaattaatcaacttttaaaacaaaatgatgCCATTGCAAAAGAATATTTCAACGGATCATTACCGCCGAATATTACTAATCGGGACAACATCGAATTTACTAATATGTGTGAAGTTTCCGAATATATCGTTGGTCCAAAAATCTTTAAGGATACCGGAAATATTCCCAGGATTATAGTTAATACCGAAGAGTATCATCAATATGTTCTATTAAAAACTT atCTAAAGATGGTGATTGTACAAAGACACCAATTCCTGGCCACGAAGTTCGATGTATtccagaaaaaataa
- the LOC111428367 gene encoding FMRFamide receptor has protein sequence MNYNNETLLEIIDDNGTSCLDYEPSDFYWFIVNGILLNVIGFFGILGNIISMIILSRPQMRSSINYLLIGLARIDTVLIITSILIFGLVGIYPYTGCLFNYFFVVMPHIAPYLFPIATVAQTASVYLTVTVSFDRYIAVCKPLRARSLCTYGRARIYVICIVIFSILYNLPKLWESQIRSDFHEEANMTVYCIRPSEFRNNNVYKSVYINWCYLIFIYLIPFLALAYLNICIYIQVRIANRERARLSRNQKREIGLATMLLCVVIVFFVCNLLPLVINIIEVFHLDIDEVLFGRMIKTSNFLVTVNSSVNFIIYVTFGEKFKRLFLVLYCSNRICGRFNESADGANHDDSFISNGDRQSLRLHRHNNASIRNGSTTIRHNGMSFNGSRRCRSEKDGIGGSGSNRKSPAPCVYYPAKVSTVGYSTQISIPMNEWDGNSTSTTTTTIF, from the exons ATGAATTATAATAACGAAACGCTTTTAGAAATTATCGATGATAATGGAACTTCTTGTTTAGATTACGAACCGTCAGATTTCTATTGGTTCATCGTAAACGGTATCCTATTGAACGTAATCGGCTTCTTCGGCATCCTGGGCAACATCATTTCGATGATCATTCTCTCGCGTCCGCAGATGAGATCAAGCATAAACTATCTTTTAATCGGCTTAGCACGTATCGACACCGTTTTAATCATAACGAGCATCCTAATTTTCGGCTTGGTTGGAATTTATccatatacaggatgtctttttaattattttttcgtcgTTATGCCACATATTGCTCCGTATTTATTCCCGATAGCAACAGTTGCACAAACAGCTTCAGTTTATTTAACCGTAACTGTCTCTTTTGATCGATATATCGCCGTTTGTAAACCTTTGAGAGCAAGATCTTTGTGTACTTATGGTCGAGCAAGGATTTACGTGATATGCATCGtgattttttcgattttatataatttaccTAAATTATGGGAGAGTCAAATTCGAAGTGATTTTCACGAAGAGGCCAATATGACCGTTTATTGTATCAGACCATCcgaatttagaaataataacGTTTACAAATCGGTTTATAttaattggtgttatttaatttttatttatttaataccgTTTTTGGCGTTAGCTTATTTGAACATCTGTATTTATATACAG GTTAGAATAGCGAATAGGGAACGAGCTCGTTTATCAAGAAATCAAAAACGCGAAATCGGTTTAGCAACAATGTTACTTTGCGTGGTAATCGTTTTTTTCGTTTGCAATCTTCTCCCGTTGGTGATTAATATAATCGAGGTTTTTCATCTGGACATTGATGAGGTATTGTTCGGGCGGATGATAAAAACGTCGAATTTTTTGGTTACCGTTAATTCGAgcgttaattttattatttacgtGACGTTCGGCGAAAAATTTAAACGGTTATTTCTGGTTTTATATTGTTCGAATAGGATCTGCGGCCGATTTAATGAATCCGCGGATGGCGCAAATCACGACGACAGCTTCATCTCGAACGGAGACAGACAAAGTTTAAGACTCCATCGGCATAATAACGCGAGTATAAGAAATGGTAGCACTACGATCAGACATAATGGGATGTCTTTTAATGGTAGTCGACGATGTAGAAGCGAAAAGGATGGTATTGGTGGTAGTGGTAGTAATAGAAAAAGTCCCGCTCCGTGTGTTTATTATCCTGCTAAAGTGAGTACCGTTGGATATAGCACTCAAATTTCAATTCCGATGAATGAATGGGATGGAAATAGTACTTCTACTACGACCACtaccattttttaa